In one window of Ovis aries strain OAR_USU_Benz2616 breed Rambouillet chromosome 3, ARS-UI_Ramb_v3.0, whole genome shotgun sequence DNA:
- the KRT77 gene encoding keratin, type II cytoskeletal 1b — protein sequence MSHQFSSRSAFSSRSKRVYSGGSSAGSGGGSRAVRSVCQARGRCSSGGGGGYGSHARGFTSRSLYNLGGSKSISISLVGRSASGFCQGGGAGGGFGGRSFGGGGFGGRGFGGGGYGGGGLGGAGFRGGNLGLGGFGPSCPPGGIQEVTINQSLLQPLHLEVDPEIQRVKMQEREQIMVLNNKFASFIDKVRFLEQQNQVLQTKWELLRQVNTSTQTNNLEPIFESYIIKLQRQVDFLRAEQMRQSSEIRSMQDVVDDYKNKYEEEINRRTSSENDFVVLKKDVDSAYLSKVDLQSKADTLLEEVDFLKYLFQSELSQMQTNITDTNVILSMDNNRSLDLDSIIDAVRIQYEEIAQRSKDEAEALYQTKYQELQITAGRHGDELQTSRMEISELNLTIQRLQAEIGNVKKQIEQMHTIISDAEERGQQALQDAQQKLQDLEAALQQSKEELARLLRDYQALLGAKLSLDVEIATYRKLLEGEESRMSGELQSQVSISVQSSQLTIGGGARGSGGYSGGGGYAGGGGYAGGGGYAGGSSSGGYGGGGSRGGSGGYGGGSRGGSGGGYGSGSGSYGGSSKSSSKYGGGSGGASRMQIIQTSTSTSHRRILE from the exons ATGAGCCACCAGTTTAGCTCCCGGTCAGCGTTCAGCTCCAGGAGCAAGCGGGTTTACAGTGGTGGTTCCTCTGCGGGCTCTGGTGGTGGGAGCCGGGCTGTGAGGTCTGTGTGTCAGGCCCGAGGGAGGTgcagcagtggtggtggtggtgggtatGGGAGTCATGCAAGGGGGTTTACCTCCAGGAGCCTGTACAATCTGGGTGGCAGTAAAAGCATCTCCATCAGCCTAGTGGGGAGAAGTGCCAGTGGTTTCTGCCAGGGTGGGGGAGCAGGAGGGGGGTTTGGAGGCAGGAGCTTTGGAGGTGGTGGTTTTGGGGGTCGTGGCTTTGGAGGTGGTGGCTATGGAGGAGGTGGTCTTGGGGGTGCTGGGTTTAGGGGTGGCAATTTGGGGCTTGGGGGCTTTGGTCCATCTTGTCCCCCAGGGGGTATCCAAGAAGTGACCATTAACCAGAGCCTCTTACAACCACTTCACCTGGAGGTGGACCCTGAAATTCAGAGGGTTAAGATGCAGGAGCGGGAGCAGATCATGGTTCTGAACAACAAGTTTGCCTCCTTCATTGACAAG GTGCGATTTCTGGAGCAGCAGAATCAGGTGCTCCAGACAAAATGGGAGCTACTGCGGCAGGTAAACACGTCGACTCAGACCAACAACCTGGAGCCCATCTTTGAAAGCTACATCATCAAGCTGCAGAGGCAGGTGGATTTTCTCAGAGCGGAGCAGATGCGCCAGAGTTCGGAGATCAGGAGCATGCAGGATGTTGTGGATGACTACAAGAACAA GTATGAGGAAGAAATCAACCGGAGGACTAGCAGCGAGAATGACTTTGTTGTCCTGAAGAAG GATGTGGATTCTGCTTATCTGAGCAAAGTGGACCTGCAGTCCAAGGCAGACACTCTGCTTGAGGAGGTCGAtttcctgaaatatttatttcaatcG GAGCTGTCTCAGATGCAGACCAACATCACTGACACCAACGTCATCCTGTCCATGGACAATAACCGCTCCTTGGATCTGGACAGCATCATCGATGCCGTGAGGATCCAGTACGAGGAGATTGCACAAAGGAGCAAGGACGAGGCTGAGGCCCTGTACCAGACCAAG TACCAGGAGCTCCAGATCACAGCAGGAAGACATGGAGATGAGCTGCAGACCAGCAGGATGGAGATCTCCGAACTCAACCTCACCATCCAGAGGCTGCAGGCAGAGATTGGCAACGTCAAGAAGCAG ATCGAGCAGATGCACACCATCATTTCTGATgcagaggagaggggacaacaggcCCTCCAGGATGCACAGCAGAAGCTGCAGGACCTGGAGGCCGCCCTGCAGCAGTCCAAGGAGGAGCTGGCCCGCCTGCTGCGTGACTACCAGGCGCTGCTGGGAGCTAAGCTGTCCCTGGACGTGGAGATTGCCACCTACCGCAAGCtgctggagggagaggagagcag GATGTCAGGGGAGCTGCAGAGCCAAGTGAGCATCT CTGTGCAGAGCAGCCAGCTGACCATCGGCGGAGGTGCCCGGGGCTCTGGAGGTTACAGCGGTGGCGGAGGTTACGCAGGCGGCGGAGGTTACGCAGGCGGCGGAGGTTACGCAGGCGGCAGCAGCAGTGGAGGCTACGGCGGCGGCGGCTCGCGCGGGGGCTCGGGCGGCTACGGAGGAGGCTCTCGAGGGGGCAGTGGAGGCGGTTATGGGAGCGGCAGTGGGAGCTACGGAGGGAGTAGCAAAAGTAGCAGCAAGTACGGGGGCGGAAGCGGCGGCGCCTCCAGAATGCAGATAATCCAAACGTCTACCAGCACCTCCCACAGGCGAATCCTGGAGTAG